Proteins from a genomic interval of Pantoea deleyi:
- the ansP gene encoding L-asparagine permease, translated as MKSKKKTPSEMRAAKRRWLNSHDAGYQKAMGNRHVQMIAIGGAIGTGLFLGAGGRLQAAGPALAIIYLVCGIFSFFILRALGELVLHRPSSGSFVSYAREFLGEKASYVAGWMYFVNWAMTGIVDITAVALYMHYWGAFGDVPQWVFALGALAIVGTMNMIGVKWFAEMEFWFALVKVLAIVVFLVVGVVFLGTGKPLDGNSTGFHLITDNGGLFPHGLLPALVLIQGVVFAFASIELVGTAAGECKDPKTMLPKAINSVIWRIGLFYVGSVVLLVLLLPWNAYQAGQSPFVTFFSKLGVPYIGSIMNIVVLSAALSSLNSGLYSTGRILRSMSMGGSAPKFMSKMNGQQVPYAGILVTICVYVIGVVLNYYVPSQVFEIVLNIASLGIISSWAFIVVCQLRLRKAIKEGKADDVSFKLPGAPFTSWLTLLFLFSVLVLMAFDYPNGTYTIASIPLIAVVLVLGWFGVRKRVNAIAATEHDHHEEDAKPAQLADDTSR; from the coding sequence ATGAAATCTAAAAAGAAAACCCCAAGCGAGATGCGCGCTGCGAAACGACGCTGGCTCAACTCTCATGACGCCGGTTACCAGAAGGCGATGGGTAACCGTCACGTACAGATGATTGCGATCGGCGGTGCCATCGGTACCGGTTTGTTCCTGGGCGCAGGGGGCCGTTTACAGGCTGCCGGCCCTGCGTTAGCCATTATCTATCTGGTCTGTGGCATCTTCTCCTTCTTTATTCTGCGTGCGCTGGGCGAACTGGTGTTACACCGTCCGAGCAGTGGCAGCTTCGTTTCTTATGCCCGTGAGTTCCTGGGTGAGAAGGCCTCCTATGTGGCGGGCTGGATGTACTTCGTCAACTGGGCGATGACCGGCATCGTCGACATCACCGCGGTGGCGCTCTACATGCACTACTGGGGCGCGTTTGGCGATGTGCCGCAGTGGGTCTTCGCGCTGGGCGCGCTGGCGATTGTCGGCACCATGAACATGATCGGCGTGAAGTGGTTCGCCGAGATGGAGTTCTGGTTCGCGCTGGTCAAAGTGCTGGCGATTGTGGTCTTCCTGGTGGTGGGTGTCGTGTTCCTGGGCACCGGCAAACCGCTGGATGGCAACAGCACCGGCTTCCATCTGATCACCGATAATGGCGGTCTGTTCCCGCACGGCCTGCTGCCTGCGCTGGTGCTGATTCAGGGCGTGGTGTTCGCCTTTGCCTCTATCGAGCTGGTGGGCACGGCTGCGGGAGAGTGTAAAGATCCCAAGACCATGCTGCCGAAGGCGATTAACAGCGTGATCTGGCGTATCGGCCTGTTCTACGTGGGTTCTGTGGTTCTGCTGGTACTGCTGCTGCCGTGGAACGCCTACCAGGCGGGGCAGAGTCCGTTTGTGACCTTCTTCTCGAAGCTCGGCGTGCCTTACATCGGCAGCATCATGAACATCGTGGTGCTGAGCGCGGCGCTCTCCAGCCTTAACTCCGGCCTCTATTCGACCGGACGTATCCTGCGCTCTATGTCGATGGGCGGTTCTGCCCCGAAATTCATGTCAAAGATGAACGGTCAGCAGGTGCCTTACGCCGGTATTCTGGTCACCATCTGCGTCTATGTGATCGGTGTGGTCCTGAACTACTATGTGCCTTCTCAGGTGTTTGAGATCGTACTGAACATCGCCTCGCTGGGCATTATCTCCTCCTGGGCCTTTATCGTGGTTTGCCAGCTCCGTCTGCGCAAAGCGATCAAAGAGGGCAAGGCGGACGATGTCAGCTTCAAGCTGCCGGGCGCGCCGTTTACCTCATGGCTGACGCTGCTGTTCCTGTTCAGCGTGCTGGTGCTGATGGCGTTTGACTACCCGAACGGCACCTACACCATCGCCTCTATTCCGCTGATTGCCGTGGTACTGGTGCTGGGATGGTTTGGCGTACGTAAGCGCGTAAACGCGATTGCCGCGACAGAACACGATCACCACGAAGAGGATGCGAAGCCCGCACAGCTGGCTGACGACACCTCACGCTGA
- the nudK gene encoding GDP-mannose pyrophosphatase NudK — protein sequence MSFKITIIKDKLLSENWFVLRNYTYEITDRRGEPIRHKREVYDRGNGATILLYNREKNSVVLTRQFRIATYVNGNEGGMLIEACAGLLDDDSPEDCIRKEAIEETGYAVGEVEKLYACYMSPGGVTELIHFFAAEYHESLRKNAGGGVDDEAIEVLELRFPDALAMVADGRICDGKTVMLLQHALIAGWLTP from the coding sequence GTGTCGTTTAAGATCACCATCATCAAAGACAAACTCCTGTCTGAAAACTGGTTTGTGCTGCGCAACTACACCTACGAGATCACCGATCGCCGGGGTGAGCCGATTCGCCATAAACGCGAGGTTTACGATCGCGGAAACGGGGCGACCATTCTGCTCTATAACCGTGAAAAGAACAGTGTGGTGCTGACGCGCCAGTTCCGCATCGCCACCTACGTCAACGGAAACGAAGGCGGCATGCTGATCGAAGCCTGTGCCGGTTTGCTGGATGATGACTCCCCGGAAGATTGCATCCGCAAAGAGGCGATCGAAGAGACCGGCTATGCGGTGGGCGAGGTGGAGAAGCTCTATGCCTGCTATATGTCGCCGGGCGGCGTGACGGAACTGATCCATTTTTTTGCCGCCGAGTATCACGAATCGCTGCGTAAAAACGCCGGCGGAGGCGTCGACGATGAGGCGATTGAAGTGCTGGAGCTGCGCTTTCCCGATGCGCTGGCGATGGTCGCCGATGGTCGTATCTGCGACGGCAAAACGGTGATGCTGTTACAGCATGCGCTGATCGCGGGCTGGCTGACGCCCTGA
- the tkt gene encoding transketolase: protein MSSRRELANAIRALSMDAVQKANSGHPGAPMGMADIAEVLWRDFLQHNPTNPAWLDRDRFILSNGHGSMLLYSLLHLSGYDLPIEELKNFRQLHSKTPGHPEIGYTPGVETTTGPLGQGLANAVGLAIAERTLAAQFNRPDHEIVDHHTYVFMGDGCLMEGISHEVCSLAGTLGLGKLIGFYDHNGISIDGETEGWFTDDTHKRFESYNWHVIGDIDGHDADAIRAAIEEAQSVTDKPSLIICRTIIGFGSPNKAGKEESHGAALGEAEVALTRKQLGWNYPAFEIPAEIYQQWDARAAGAEREKAWNEKFAAYKAAHPELAKEYERRMNGGMPASWETEATRFIQELQANPQKIASRKASQNSLEAYGKLLPEFLGGSADLAPSNLTIWSGSKSIKEDPAGNYIHYGVREFGMTAIGNGIAHHGGFVPYTATFLMFVEYARNAARMAALMKARQILVYTHDSIGLGEDGPTHQPVEQIASLRLTPNMSVWRPCDQVETAVAWKAAIERHHGPTALILSRQNLLQPERTAEQIDNIKRGGYVLKDCDGTPDVILIATGSEVEITLGAAEKLTSGGHKVRVVSLPSTDLFDAQDAAYRESVLPSGVKARVAVEAGIADYWYKYVGLEGAIVGMTTFGESAPASDLFAEFGFTVENIVSHAEALLKPA, encoded by the coding sequence ATGTCCTCACGCAGAGAACTGGCAAACGCGATCCGTGCACTCAGTATGGATGCGGTACAGAAGGCAAACTCAGGCCATCCCGGCGCCCCGATGGGCATGGCCGACATCGCCGAAGTGTTATGGCGCGACTTCCTTCAGCACAATCCGACCAACCCCGCCTGGCTTGATCGCGACCGCTTTATCCTCTCCAACGGCCACGGCTCAATGCTGCTCTACAGCCTGCTGCACCTGAGCGGTTACGATCTGCCGATTGAAGAGCTGAAAAATTTCCGTCAACTGCACTCTAAAACGCCAGGTCACCCGGAGATCGGCTACACCCCTGGCGTGGAAACCACCACCGGTCCGCTGGGCCAGGGGCTGGCCAACGCCGTAGGCTTAGCGATTGCGGAACGCACCCTGGCGGCGCAGTTTAACCGTCCGGATCATGAGATCGTCGACCACCACACCTACGTGTTTATGGGCGATGGCTGTCTGATGGAGGGGATCTCGCACGAGGTCTGCTCACTGGCGGGCACCCTGGGTCTGGGCAAACTGATCGGCTTCTACGACCACAACGGCATTTCGATCGACGGAGAAACAGAAGGCTGGTTCACCGACGATACCCACAAACGCTTCGAGTCCTACAACTGGCATGTCATCGGCGACATCGATGGTCATGACGCCGACGCTATCCGTGCGGCGATCGAGGAAGCGCAGAGCGTGACTGATAAGCCGTCGCTGATTATCTGTCGCACCATTATTGGCTTCGGTTCACCGAACAAGGCCGGTAAAGAGGAGTCGCACGGCGCGGCGCTGGGTGAGGCTGAAGTCGCCCTGACCCGTAAGCAGCTGGGCTGGAACTATCCGGCGTTTGAGATCCCCGCTGAAATCTATCAGCAGTGGGATGCCAGGGCCGCCGGTGCCGAGCGCGAAAAAGCCTGGAATGAGAAATTTGCAGCCTATAAAGCGGCCCATCCTGAGCTGGCGAAAGAGTATGAACGCCGTATGAATGGCGGGATGCCCGCCAGCTGGGAAACCGAAGCGACCCGCTTCATCCAGGAGCTGCAGGCGAATCCGCAGAAGATCGCCAGCCGTAAAGCCTCGCAGAACTCGCTGGAAGCCTACGGTAAGTTACTGCCGGAATTCCTGGGCGGTTCCGCTGACCTCGCGCCGAGTAACCTCACCATCTGGTCAGGCTCTAAATCGATCAAAGAGGATCCGGCCGGTAACTATATCCACTACGGCGTCCGTGAATTCGGGATGACGGCGATTGGTAACGGCATCGCCCATCACGGCGGCTTCGTTCCGTACACCGCGACCTTCCTGATGTTCGTGGAGTATGCGCGTAACGCCGCGCGTATGGCGGCGCTGATGAAGGCCCGCCAGATTCTGGTCTACACTCATGACTCCATCGGTCTGGGCGAGGATGGCCCGACGCACCAGCCGGTTGAGCAGATCGCCAGCCTGCGCCTGACGCCGAACATGAGCGTCTGGCGTCCGTGCGATCAGGTGGAAACGGCGGTGGCGTGGAAAGCGGCAATCGAACGCCATCATGGCCCGACCGCGCTGATCCTCTCCCGTCAGAACCTGCTGCAGCCGGAACGCACCGCAGAGCAGATCGACAACATCAAACGCGGTGGCTATGTGCTGAAGGATTGCGACGGCACGCCTGACGTGATCCTGATCGCCACCGGTTCAGAGGTGGAGATCACCCTGGGCGCGGCGGAGAAGCTCACCTCGGGCGGTCACAAAGTCCGTGTCGTGTCACTGCCATCGACCGACCTGTTTGATGCGCAGGATGCTGCCTACCGCGAATCCGTTCTGCCTTCGGGCGTGAAAGCGCGCGTGGCGGTCGAAGCGGGCATTGCCGATTACTGGTACAAGTATGTCGGCCTGGAGGGCGCGATCGTGGGTATGACCACCTTCGGCGAATCCGCACCGGCGAGCGATCTCTTCGCGGAGTTTGGCTTCACGGTAGAGAACATCGTCAGTCACGCAGAAGCCTTACTGAAACCAGCGTAA
- the hemF gene encoding oxygen-dependent coproporphyrinogen oxidase: protein MADISRVKAFLLALQDEICNQLAAEDGGAQFAEDSWQRPGGGGGQSRVLRNGAVFEQAGVNFSHVHGDQMPASATAHRPELAGRSFEAMGVSLVIHPNNPYVPTSHANVRFFIAEKPGADPVWWFGGGFDLTPFYGFEEDALHWHQTAADLCQPFGEDVYPRYKKWCDDYFYLKHRDEQRGIGGLFFDDLNTPDFEQSFRFMQAVGRGFIDAYRPIVARRKDHPFGERERQFQLYRRGRYVEFNLVWDRGTLFGLQTGGRTESILMSMPPLVRWEYDYQPEADSPEAALYRDFLPVKNWLNLPL, encoded by the coding sequence ATGGCTGATATTTCCCGCGTAAAAGCGTTCCTGCTCGCCCTGCAGGATGAGATTTGTAACCAGCTGGCGGCTGAAGATGGCGGTGCGCAGTTTGCCGAGGATAGCTGGCAGCGTCCCGGCGGCGGCGGCGGCCAGAGCCGCGTCCTGCGCAACGGTGCCGTGTTTGAACAGGCGGGCGTAAACTTCTCCCATGTACATGGCGATCAGATGCCCGCCTCGGCGACGGCTCACCGCCCCGAGCTGGCGGGTCGCAGCTTTGAAGCGATGGGCGTGTCGCTGGTCATCCACCCGAACAACCCCTACGTGCCCACCAGCCACGCCAACGTGCGCTTTTTTATCGCCGAGAAACCGGGAGCCGATCCGGTGTGGTGGTTTGGCGGCGGCTTTGACCTGACGCCCTTCTACGGCTTTGAAGAAGATGCGCTGCACTGGCATCAGACGGCCGCCGATCTCTGTCAGCCGTTTGGCGAGGATGTCTATCCGCGCTATAAAAAATGGTGCGATGACTACTTCTATCTGAAGCACCGGGATGAGCAGCGCGGCATCGGCGGCCTGTTCTTTGACGATCTCAATACGCCCGACTTTGAGCAGAGCTTCCGCTTTATGCAGGCGGTGGGCCGTGGTTTCATCGATGCCTACCGGCCGATTGTGGCGCGCCGTAAAGATCACCCGTTTGGCGAACGCGAACGCCAGTTCCAGCTCTATCGCCGTGGCCGCTATGTCGAGTTCAATCTGGTCTGGGACCGGGGCACGCTGTTTGGTCTGCAGACCGGCGGCCGCACGGAGTCGATCCTGATGTCGATGCCGCCGCTGGTGCGCTGGGAATATGATTATCAGCCCGAGGCGGACTCGCCGGAAGCCGCCCTCTATCGCGATTTCCTGCCGGTGAAAAACTGGCTCAACCTGCCTCTCTGA
- a CDS encoding DUF1176 domain-containing protein has protein sequence MQKSFNDWQITCNNEAFCVARNIPGDKGLVMTISRHAGVNDRPLLRIDYGSAYSGALPGGPLKDNLLLDQRRLKPDLKHWTVEPHHLATSNAIAIDEFLDLVMEAKTLQLTYDPNALISLRGMKAALLLMDDIQGRVNSMSAWIRRGDRASWDVPPPPALPPLPPAVMPPAALTREETSGLIDYGTWRVNTDACSLDPLRREVSVAPLTDQRALLLVSCEMGAYNVIDLAFEVTRSPPFVARGLTLTLPFTPPGASDRQLELINADYDAASGQLYTFGKGRGLGDCGSATRWQFDGTRFVLAEYAEESTCDAWHSSDDWPTLWVSQPDGGVQQR, from the coding sequence TTGCAAAAGTCATTCAACGACTGGCAAATCACCTGTAACAACGAAGCCTTTTGCGTGGCGCGCAATATTCCGGGCGATAAAGGGCTGGTGATGACGATCTCGCGTCATGCGGGCGTCAACGATCGCCCGTTGCTGCGAATCGACTACGGCAGCGCCTACAGCGGGGCGCTGCCTGGCGGCCCGCTCAAAGATAACCTGCTGCTCGACCAGCGCCGTCTGAAACCCGACCTCAAGCACTGGACGGTTGAACCCCATCATCTTGCGACCAGCAACGCCATCGCCATCGACGAATTTCTCGATCTGGTGATGGAGGCGAAAACCCTGCAGCTCACCTACGACCCGAATGCGCTGATCTCCCTGCGGGGGATGAAAGCGGCTCTGCTGCTGATGGATGATATACAGGGGCGGGTCAACAGCATGAGTGCCTGGATCCGGCGCGGGGACCGCGCCAGCTGGGACGTTCCGCCGCCGCCCGCACTGCCGCCTCTGCCGCCCGCCGTGATGCCGCCTGCGGCACTGACGCGCGAGGAGACCAGCGGCTTGATCGATTACGGCACCTGGCGGGTGAATACCGACGCCTGTTCGCTGGACCCGCTGCGCCGCGAGGTCAGCGTGGCACCGCTGACCGATCAGCGCGCGCTGCTGCTGGTGAGCTGTGAGATGGGGGCCTATAACGTGATCGATCTGGCGTTTGAAGTGACGCGCAGCCCGCCCTTTGTGGCGCGCGGCCTTACCCTGACGCTGCCGTTTACGCCACCCGGCGCCAGTGACCGGCAGCTTGAGCTGATCAACGCCGACTACGATGCGGCCAGCGGCCAGCTGTATACGTTTGGCAAGGGACGGGGACTGGGGGATTGCGGCAGTGCCACACGCTGGCAGTTCGACGGCACCCGCTTTGTCTTAGCGGAGTATGCGGAAGAGTCTACCTGTGACGCCTGGCACAGCAGTGACGACTGGCCAACCCTGTGGGTCAGCCAGCCTGATGGCGGCGTACAGCAGCGTTAG
- the amiA gene encoding N-acetylmuramoyl-L-alanine amidase AmiA, with translation MHLLKRLIHRRQLLLSGLALAILSPRAVQAREQSALSEKPRHPRPAPPSEKGKRIVMIDPGHGGIDSGAVGEEGSEEKHIVLEIAGNVKRQLQSHPRIEVRLTRDSDHFIPLYQRVEIAHQHGAHLFMSIHADGFTSPEASGASVFALSNRGASSSMARYLSQRENDADKVGGVKAQQQDHYLQQILFDLVQTDTIRNSLTLGKHVLDQIRPVHHLHSQHTEQAAFAVLKSPSIPSVLVETSFITNPHEEQLLGTTAFRQKIASAIASGIVNYFDEFDRRNV, from the coding sequence ATGCATCTGCTTAAACGTTTGATTCACCGTCGTCAGTTACTGCTTTCCGGGCTGGCTCTGGCCATTTTATCGCCGCGCGCGGTTCAGGCCAGAGAGCAGTCGGCTCTTTCAGAGAAACCGCGTCATCCACGCCCGGCTCCCCCGTCTGAAAAGGGTAAACGCATCGTGATGATCGATCCCGGTCATGGCGGCATCGATTCAGGTGCCGTTGGCGAAGAGGGATCCGAAGAGAAACACATCGTGCTGGAGATTGCCGGTAACGTGAAGCGTCAGCTTCAGAGTCATCCGCGGATCGAAGTGCGTCTGACCCGCGACAGCGACCACTTTATTCCGCTCTATCAGCGGGTGGAGATCGCCCATCAGCACGGCGCGCATCTGTTTATGTCCATCCACGCCGACGGTTTTACCAGTCCCGAGGCCAGCGGCGCCTCCGTGTTTGCGCTCTCCAATCGCGGGGCCAGCAGCTCAATGGCGCGCTATCTCTCCCAGCGCGAGAATGATGCGGATAAAGTGGGCGGCGTGAAAGCGCAGCAGCAGGATCACTATCTGCAGCAGATTCTGTTCGATCTGGTGCAGACCGACACCATCAGGAACAGCCTGACGCTGGGCAAGCATGTGCTGGATCAGATCCGTCCGGTGCATCATCTTCACAGCCAGCATACAGAGCAGGCGGCTTTCGCGGTGCTGAAGTCACCGTCGATTCCGTCGGTCCTGGTTGAAACCTCCTTTATTACCAATCCGCACGAAGAGCAACTGCTCGGCACCACCGCGTTTCGTCAGAAAATCGCCTCTGCGATTGCCAGCGGCATCGTTAACTACTTTGATGAGTTTGACCGGCGCAACGTCTAA
- the ampH gene encoding D-alanyl-D-alanine-carboxypeptidase/endopeptidase AmpH has translation MRTPYLLALMVSLLPLKSMAQVAPDPLLASQIVDRYAEHIFYGSGATGMALVAIDGNQRVFASFGETRPGNNVRPQKDSLIRIASLSKLMTSEVMVKLAERGQIRLDDPLSKYAPPGTRVPAWNGQPIRLINLSTHTSGLPREQPGGKAQRPVFVWPTRSERWSWLSHANLKAAPGSSAAYSNLGYDLLGDALARASGTPYPALFQQLITRPLGMKDTTFTPSPEQCGRLMVAEKGASPCNNTLAAIGSGGVYSTPDDMGRWMQQFLNSSVNHRTPQIDRLQTLIYRRDQLNKVEGMDVPGKADALGMGWVYMGPKSGRPGIIQKTGGGGGFITYMAMVPQHNVGVFVVVTRSPLTRFTPMSDGVNNMLAELVGNQSGSPMMVQAIR, from the coding sequence ATGCGCACTCCCTATTTACTGGCCCTCATGGTTTCACTGCTTCCCCTGAAAAGCATGGCGCAGGTCGCGCCCGATCCGCTGCTGGCTTCACAGATTGTCGATCGCTATGCCGAGCATATCTTCTACGGCAGCGGCGCGACCGGTATGGCGCTGGTGGCGATCGATGGCAATCAGCGGGTCTTCGCCAGCTTCGGTGAAACCCGTCCCGGCAACAATGTCCGCCCGCAGAAAGATTCGCTGATTCGCATCGCCTCACTGAGTAAGCTGATGACCAGCGAAGTGATGGTGAAGCTGGCGGAGCGCGGACAGATCCGCCTCGACGATCCCCTGAGTAAATATGCGCCGCCGGGCACCCGCGTGCCTGCCTGGAACGGCCAGCCGATTCGCCTGATTAACCTTTCGACCCACACCAGCGGACTGCCGCGTGAGCAGCCTGGCGGCAAAGCACAGCGTCCGGTCTTTGTCTGGCCGACACGCAGCGAACGCTGGAGCTGGCTGTCGCACGCGAACCTCAAAGCGGCACCGGGCAGCAGCGCTGCTTACTCTAACCTGGGCTACGATCTGCTGGGCGATGCGCTGGCACGCGCCAGCGGCACCCCCTACCCGGCGCTGTTTCAGCAGTTAATCACCCGTCCGCTCGGCATGAAAGACACCACCTTCACGCCGTCGCCAGAGCAGTGCGGCCGCCTGATGGTGGCGGAAAAAGGGGCGAGCCCCTGCAATAACACCCTGGCGGCGATTGGCAGCGGCGGCGTCTACTCCACGCCGGATGACATGGGCCGCTGGATGCAGCAGTTCCTGAACTCTTCGGTCAACCACCGCACGCCGCAGATCGACCGGCTGCAGACGCTGATCTATCGTCGCGATCAGCTGAACAAAGTGGAAGGCATGGATGTACCGGGCAAGGCGGATGCGTTGGGTATGGGCTGGGTCTATATGGGGCCGAAAAGCGGTCGTCCTGGCATTATCCAGAAAACCGGCGGTGGCGGTGGATTCATCACCTATATGGCGATGGTGCCGCAGCATAATGTGGGCGTCTTTGTGGTGGTGACCCGCTCGCCGCTGACCCGCTTTACGCCGATGAGCGACGGCGTGAACAACATGCTGGCCGAACTGGTCGGTAATCAGTCTGGCTCACCGATGATGGTGCAGGCGATCCGCTAA
- the tal gene encoding transaldolase has protein sequence MNQLEALKQFTTVVADSGDIESIRHYHPEDATTNPSLILKASGLEGYKHLMDDAIEYAKKQGGSKETQIINASDKVAINLGMEILKSIPGRVSTEVDARLSFDRGMCVTKAEKLIRMYEEHGIDRSRVLIKLASTWEGIRAAEELEKNGIQCNLTLLFSFAQARACAEAGVYLISPFVGRIYDWYNSRKPMEPYVADEDPGVKSVRRIYDYYKKHRYSTIIMGASFRKVEQIVALAGCDRLTLSPNLLEELQNSDAPLERKLEPSTEGFHQPSPLSEAEFRWEHNQDPMAVEKLSDGIRQFAVDQQKLEDVLAARL, from the coding sequence ATGAACCAGCTAGAAGCCCTAAAACAGTTCACCACCGTGGTGGCTGACAGTGGCGATATCGAATCGATTCGTCATTATCATCCCGAAGATGCCACCACCAACCCGTCACTCATTCTGAAAGCGTCCGGCCTGGAAGGGTACAAGCACCTGATGGACGACGCGATTGAGTACGCGAAAAAGCAGGGCGGCAGCAAAGAGACGCAGATCATTAACGCCAGCGATAAAGTGGCGATCAACCTTGGTATGGAAATCCTGAAAAGCATACCGGGCCGTGTTTCGACCGAAGTGGATGCGCGCCTCTCCTTCGATCGTGGCATGTGTGTGACCAAGGCAGAAAAACTGATCCGGATGTATGAGGAGCACGGCATCGACCGCTCCCGCGTGCTGATCAAGCTGGCCTCCACCTGGGAAGGCATCCGCGCGGCGGAAGAGCTGGAGAAGAACGGTATCCAGTGTAACCTGACTCTGCTCTTCTCCTTTGCCCAGGCGCGTGCCTGTGCCGAAGCGGGCGTCTACCTGATCTCCCCGTTCGTGGGCCGCATCTATGACTGGTATAACTCGCGTAAGCCGATGGAACCCTACGTAGCGGATGAAGATCCGGGCGTGAAATCGGTGCGTCGCATCTATGATTACTACAAAAAGCACCGTTACAGCACCATCATCATGGGTGCCAGCTTCCGTAAAGTGGAGCAGATCGTGGCGCTGGCCGGCTGCGACCGCCTGACCCTTTCGCCGAATCTGCTGGAAGAGCTGCAGAATAGCGATGCGCCGCTGGAGCGCAAGCTGGAGCCCTCTACGGAAGGCTTCCATCAGCCGTCGCCGCTCTCCGAAGCCGAGTTCCGCTGGGAACATAACCAGGATCCGATGGCGGTGGAAAAACTCTCTGACGGCATCCGTCAGTTCGCCGTTGACCAGCAGAAGCTGGAAGATGTGCTTGCCGCACGCCTGTAG